One genomic region from Natrarchaeobius halalkaliphilus encodes:
- a CDS encoding rhomboid family intramembrane serine protease, with amino-acid sequence MANRSRTQPTQSVGSEPRASGDSGSTGPIIELLVVFAVVFALQSITAVVGVMTGLFVLSPPLSDSPWTIVTSVYAHGSLWHLLSNSLALVVFGWPVARATTRLRFHTFFLMTGALAGVAQVGLTGFAATLSLVPATPTAGVLGASGAVFALLGYLVASNRLSDGLASFVDIPRWLTILVFAVLAGILTLATAAPGVALIAHFTGFLVGAVAGRARVLHVRSPAR; translated from the coding sequence ATGGCGAACCGATCGCGGACGCAACCCACCCAGAGCGTCGGATCGGAGCCGCGAGCGAGTGGCGACTCCGGGTCAACCGGTCCGATCATCGAACTGCTCGTCGTCTTCGCCGTCGTCTTCGCCCTCCAGTCGATCACGGCCGTCGTAGGCGTGATGACCGGGCTGTTCGTTCTCAGCCCTCCGCTTTCGGACAGCCCGTGGACCATCGTTACGAGCGTCTACGCCCACGGCAGTCTCTGGCATCTCCTGTCGAACAGCCTCGCACTGGTCGTCTTCGGATGGCCCGTCGCTCGAGCGACGACCAGACTCCGATTTCACACGTTCTTTCTGATGACCGGCGCGCTGGCAGGAGTCGCCCAGGTCGGCCTGACGGGATTCGCCGCGACGCTGTCGCTCGTTCCCGCGACACCGACGGCGGGCGTCCTCGGGGCCAGCGGTGCCGTCTTCGCGCTACTCGGATACCTGGTCGCCTCGAACCGGCTCTCGGATGGGTTGGCGTCGTTCGTCGACATCCCGCGCTGGCTGACCATCCTCGTCTTTGCCGTCCTCGCCGGGATCCTCACGCTGGCGACCGCCGCACCCGGCGTCGCGTTGATCGCTCACTTCACCGGGTTCCTGGTCGGAGCCGTCGCCGGCCGCGCTCGAGTGCTCCACGTTCGCTCGCCCGCACGCTGA
- the rpsJ gene encoding 30S ribosomal protein S10 has protein sequence MQQARVRLAGTSPDDLDDICDDVREIANNTGVNLSGPIPLPTKTLEVPTRKSPDGEGTATWEHWEMRVHKRLIDLDADERALRQLMRIQVPNDVSIEIVLEDN, from the coding sequence ATGCAGCAGGCACGCGTTCGACTCGCGGGCACGAGTCCAGACGACTTAGACGACATCTGCGACGATGTCCGCGAGATCGCGAACAACACCGGCGTCAACCTGAGCGGTCCGATCCCGCTGCCGACGAAGACTCTCGAGGTGCCGACCCGGAAGTCGCCTGACGGCGAAGGCACCGCGACGTGGGAGCACTGGGAGATGCGCGTCCACAAGCGCCTGATCGATCTGGACGCCGACGAACGCGCTCTCCGACAGCTCATGCGCATTCAGGTTCCAAACGACGTCTCCATCGAGATCGTTCTCGAGGACAACTAG
- a CDS encoding homoserine dehydrogenase, with protein sequence MRLAILGAGDVGRSVADLASEYGHEVVAIADSSDAAVDPSGIDVERTLERKVGNEPVGTAAPEDVFETEYDVLIEATPTTLDDAEPGFTHTKRALEADRHVVLANKGPVAERYGELRALEAESAGSIRFEATVGGAIPVLSTIEDSTPQAVTTVRGVLNGTANFILTRMAAEGLDYEHVLAEAQDLGVAEADPTFDVDGTDAALKFVILANVLSDGGFSLSDATVEGIQNIPGSALDLAAEDGRTIRLIGEATRESVRVGPRLVPENGALAVTGTRNIVQIETRHAGSLASSGRGAGGPETATAVLSDVGRLPTR encoded by the coding sequence ATGCGACTCGCGATCCTCGGTGCCGGCGACGTCGGTCGGTCGGTGGCCGATCTCGCCTCCGAGTACGGCCACGAAGTCGTCGCCATCGCGGACTCGAGCGATGCCGCAGTCGATCCGTCCGGAATCGACGTCGAACGTACGCTCGAGCGGAAGGTCGGGAACGAACCCGTCGGAACCGCAGCCCCCGAAGACGTCTTCGAGACGGAGTACGACGTCCTCATCGAGGCGACCCCAACGACGCTCGACGACGCCGAACCCGGCTTTACGCACACCAAGCGCGCGCTCGAAGCCGATCGCCACGTCGTCCTGGCGAACAAAGGCCCCGTCGCGGAACGCTACGGCGAACTTCGCGCGCTCGAGGCCGAAAGCGCGGGTTCGATCCGGTTCGAGGCGACCGTCGGCGGCGCGATTCCGGTACTGTCGACCATCGAGGACAGCACTCCGCAGGCGGTCACGACAGTTCGCGGCGTGTTGAACGGCACGGCGAACTTCATACTCACCCGGATGGCCGCCGAAGGTCTCGACTACGAACACGTCCTCGCGGAAGCACAGGATCTGGGCGTTGCGGAGGCCGATCCGACCTTCGACGTCGACGGCACCGACGCCGCGCTCAAGTTCGTCATCCTCGCCAACGTCCTCTCGGACGGCGGCTTCTCGCTTTCGGATGCCACGGTCGAGGGGATCCAGAACATTCCAGGGAGCGCACTCGACCTCGCCGCCGAAGACGGTCGAACGATTCGACTCATCGGTGAGGCGACGCGCGAGAGCGTCCGCGTCGGGCCGCGACTCGTCCCGGAGAACGGAGCGCTCGCGGTGACGGGCACCCGAAACATCGTCCAGATCGAAACCCGACACGCCGGCTCGCTCGCCTCGAGCGGCCGGGGTGCTGGCGGCCCCGAAACCGCGACCGCAGTGCTGTCGGACGTCGGTCGATTGCCAACCCGATAA
- a CDS encoding DUF7563 family protein, whose translation MSDKTKCRMCGSHVTPQFRRTHGDENQVAHRCIECDTDERLGEGGAAGQELEKADPIDEPERFNCGFDVPAPVQEVVATDRGESNGE comes from the coding sequence ATGTCTGACAAGACCAAGTGCCGAATGTGTGGGTCGCACGTTACCCCGCAGTTCCGCAGAACGCACGGCGACGAAAATCAGGTTGCCCATCGCTGTATCGAGTGCGACACTGACGAGAGGCTCGGAGAAGGGGGTGCTGCTGGCCAAGAGCTCGAAAAGGCCGATCCGATCGACGAACCCGAGCGGTTCAACTGCGGTTTTGATGTTCCGGCTCCCGTCCAGGAGGTCGTCGCGACTGACAGGGGTGAGTCGAATGGGGAGTGA
- the tuf gene encoding translation elongation factor EF-1 subunit alpha — protein sequence MSEQHQNLAIIGHVDHGKSTLVGRLLYETGSVPEHVIEQHREEAEEKGKGGFEFAYVMDNLAEERERGVTIDIAHQEFSTDEYDFTIVDCPGHRDFVKNMITGASQADNAVLVVAADDGVAPQTQEHVFLARTLGIDELIIGINKMDIVDYKEDTYEDVVDEVTQLLQQVQFNTDDAEFIPISAFEGDNIADTSDNTSWYDGNILLDALNALPEPEPPTDAPLRLPIQDVYTISGIGTVPVGRIETGVMNVGDNVSFQPSDVGGEVKTIEMHHEEVPKAEPGDNVGFNVRGLGKDDIRRGDVCGPADEPPSVAETFQAQVVVMQHPSVITAGYTPVFHAHTAQVACTIESIDKKMDPSSGEVAEENPDFIQSGDAAVVTIRPQKPLSIEPSSEIPELGSFAIRDMGQTIAAGKVLSVNEK from the coding sequence ATGAGCGAACAACACCAGAACCTGGCCATCATCGGCCACGTCGACCACGGGAAGAGTACGCTCGTGGGACGCCTCCTTTACGAGACGGGGAGCGTACCAGAGCACGTCATCGAACAGCACCGCGAAGAAGCCGAGGAGAAAGGCAAAGGCGGATTCGAGTTCGCATACGTCATGGACAACCTCGCTGAGGAGCGAGAGCGTGGTGTCACCATCGACATCGCCCACCAGGAGTTCTCGACCGACGAGTACGACTTCACCATCGTCGACTGTCCTGGCCACCGCGACTTCGTCAAGAACATGATCACTGGCGCGAGCCAGGCCGACAACGCCGTTCTCGTCGTCGCCGCCGACGACGGTGTTGCGCCCCAGACCCAGGAGCACGTCTTCCTGGCACGCACCCTGGGTATCGACGAACTCATCATCGGCATCAACAAGATGGACATCGTCGACTACAAGGAAGACACCTACGAGGACGTCGTCGACGAGGTTACCCAGCTGCTACAGCAGGTCCAGTTCAACACGGACGACGCCGAGTTCATTCCGATCTCGGCGTTCGAAGGCGACAACATCGCTGATACCTCTGACAACACCTCCTGGTACGACGGCAACATCCTGCTCGACGCGCTCAACGCGCTCCCAGAGCCCGAGCCACCAACGGATGCACCGCTGCGACTCCCGATCCAGGACGTCTACACGATTTCGGGTATCGGTACCGTCCCCGTCGGACGTATCGAGACCGGTGTCATGAACGTCGGTGACAACGTCTCCTTCCAGCCCAGCGACGTGGGTGGCGAAGTCAAGACGATCGAAATGCACCACGAAGAGGTGCCAAAAGCCGAACCCGGCGACAACGTCGGATTCAACGTTCGCGGCCTCGGCAAGGACGACATCCGCCGCGGTGACGTCTGCGGTCCCGCAGACGAGCCACCGAGCGTCGCGGAGACGTTCCAGGCACAGGTCGTCGTCATGCAACACCCATCGGTCATCACGGCCGGCTACACGCCGGTCTTCCACGCACACACGGCGCAGGTCGCGTGTACGATCGAGTCCATCGACAAGAAGATGGACCCGTCCAGTGGTGAGGTCGCAGAGGAGAACCCCGACTTCATCCAGTCGGGCGACGCTGCCGTGGTCACGATCCGACCACAAAAGCCTCTCAGTATCGAGCCATCCAGCGAAATTCCAGAACTCGGGAGCTTCGCCATCCGCGACATGGGTCAGACCATCGCGGCCGGAAAGGTCCTCAGCGTCAACGAGAAATAA